From Watersipora subatra chromosome 2, tzWatSuba1.1, whole genome shotgun sequence, one genomic window encodes:
- the LOC137388618 gene encoding uncharacterized protein, with the protein MPREGRFYVEYLGWKEARGLHGRKYVDPVLSKLLSRNKSTKKLRRMTIKVSREELQITQEVTSEKGKAQKIKYPAQQMCDVSYVSQYTSPNANVVGCIFLGYNSKTNCAAHVHGYVFDSSETAAIFVKLISTLIAQEEYRQRVLAMEHDLLELGHHKERSGQYESMHQDTMGSDGASHGSLSPNSSDNGFSRHYPTADEALKARQDIVIQRSASQRKTETASKLFENVQDELSHKLTLQQEKELPILLPPKDYDTIVRRYGHLSIRGKVKQRSVIAADSIFPKEVAQKTDQQTDAKQRRENFSLQHSQSYGSGDQDGGDSASSHSSTDEDPSVFGLYRGLRHQDGSTTAQEDMAMWSPEYSFGSQPSSDSTKLNSSRAGLRRMKVVTSK; encoded by the exons ATGCCTCGAGAAGGTAGATTTTATGTCGAGTACCTTGGTTGGAAGGAGGCGAGAGGTCTTCACGGAAGGAAATACGTTGATCCGGTATTGTCCAAACTGCTCAGTAGGAACAAATCAACAAAAAAACTGCGGCGAATGACAATTAAAGTTTCGAGAGAAGAGCTGCAGATTACACAAGAGGTGACTAGTGAGAAAGGCAAAGCCCAAAAGATCAAATATCCGGCGCAACAAATGTGTGACGTCTCCTATGTATCACAATACACCTCTCCGAATGCAAATGTTGTTGGCTGTATCTTCCTTGGATACAATTCAAAGACAAACTGTGCGGCGCATGTTCATGGTTATGTATTTGACTCGTCTGAAACGGCAGCCATTTTTGTGAAGCTTATCAGCACTTTAATTGCTCAAGAAGAATATCGACAGAGAGTTCTAGCGATGGAGCACGACTTGCTTGAGCTTGGGCATCACAAAGAGCGATCTGGACAATATGAATCGATGCATCAAGATACGATGGGCTCAGATGGGGCATCACACGGCTCTCTTTCCCCAAACAGCTCTGACAATGGCTTCTCTCGTCACTATCCGACCGCCGACGAAGCGCTGAAGGCAAGACAGGACATTGTTATTCAGCGAAGTGCATCCCAAAGGAAAACTGAGACAGCTTCCAAGTTGTTTGAAAACGTCCAAGATGAATTATCGCACAAGCTCACACTGCAACAAGAGAAGGAGCTGCCTATTCTACTTCCACCAAAAGATTATGACACAATCGTAAGACGTTATGGTCATTTATCCATCCGTGGCAAGGTGAAACAGCGATCTGTGATAGCCGCAGACAGCATATTTCCCAAAGAGGTAGCCCAAAAGACAGACCAACAGACAGATGCCAAGCAG AGGCGAGAGAACTTTTCCCTGCAGCATTCACAGTCATACGGCTCCGGCGACCAGGATGGTGGTGACAGCGCTAGCAGCCACTCAAGTACAGATGAAGACCCGAGCGTTTTTGGTCTTTATAGAGGCCTACGGCATCAAGATGGATCTACGACCGCCCAAGAAGATATGGCAATGTGGTCACCTGAATACAGTTTCGGCAGCCAGCCATCATCCGATTCCACTAAACTTAACAGCTCTCGAGCGGGACTGCGACGCATGAAAGTTGTTACTTCTAAATAG